The proteins below are encoded in one region of Mycobacterium shinjukuense:
- a CDS encoding DUF5642 family protein encodes MRRRPFWIGPMTATVVVLSVVGCARPPAPASSAASSPPASRAPAINPANIKRVGRELPSGYEVTGDIRGASPWVIWSLGAQAWAVPPQCAALADPGYGQHQAAQGVSGSGAGGIVDAVVVALSPGPVLLDHDLVASCGHWTMTDGHATASVSLTDAPHIDGAETLGMVADVRKSVEAGAEIDSRAYTFVAYLGDYYALGALTTDPGSMLAPLPPQFAADLLVKTVSTVRG; translated from the coding sequence ATGCGCCGCCGGCCGTTCTGGATTGGCCCGATGACGGCCACCGTCGTTGTGCTGTCGGTGGTCGGGTGCGCGCGGCCGCCCGCGCCGGCATCGTCGGCCGCTTCGTCGCCGCCGGCGTCCCGCGCCCCCGCGATCAATCCGGCCAACATCAAGCGGGTCGGCCGCGAACTTCCGAGCGGCTATGAGGTCACCGGTGACATCCGCGGCGCCTCACCCTGGGTGATCTGGAGTTTGGGAGCCCAGGCGTGGGCCGTGCCACCGCAGTGCGCGGCCCTGGCCGATCCCGGCTATGGACAACACCAGGCCGCGCAGGGCGTGTCCGGGTCGGGCGCCGGCGGCATCGTCGATGCCGTTGTGGTTGCCCTGTCACCGGGCCCGGTGCTGCTCGACCACGACCTGGTCGCGAGCTGCGGGCACTGGACCATGACCGACGGGCACGCCACGGCCAGCGTCAGTCTCACCGACGCCCCGCACATCGACGGCGCGGAAACGCTGGGCATGGTGGCCGACGTCCGCAAATCCGTCGAGGCGGGCGCCGAAATCGATTCGCGGGCATACACGTTCGTCGCCTACCTGGGCGACTATTACGCGCTTGGCGCGCTGACCACCGACCCCGGGTCGATGCTCGCGCCGCTGCCACCGCAGTTCGCCGCCGATCTGCTGGTCAAAACGGTGTCGACGGTACGCGGCTGA
- a CDS encoding terminase large subunit domain-containing protein, giving the protein MRAGPKGTVTAEPLAFSRWPSGRAKRRERFIGEFLVLPRGLGAGEPFELRPFQREIIRGAFAPGIRTALISIPRANGKTMLAAALGIAELFVGPPSAEVLVVATDQRQANITLKYARRMVELNSVLGQRVQIYADRLHLPENDATLLPLPAEVGALHGHDPSLQIVDELHVVTEAVWEAVTSVAGKRPESLTLAISTPASSPDSVMWRLVEHGRAGNDPAFYFREFAAPDGCAADDRAAWRVGNPALACRKPFLSEDGIEAARKTIREPVFRRLRLGQWVTGVEAWLPWGAWDACAVERRVQLRERVVLAFDGSASGDSTALVGCTLDGHLWVEGLWENPGDLRWRVPREEVTRAVDVAFAKYDVVELAADPWGWRSEIEDWAKRHGERRVLEWNTAHAARMAPATDRLYQAVVARVISHDGDPRMAAHVAHCVAKATPMGDLVSKDKRGSPRKIDAAVAAIVAYDRAAWHQQRNRKRVRSFAS; this is encoded by the coding sequence ATGAGGGCCGGCCCCAAGGGCACCGTCACCGCCGAGCCGTTGGCCTTCTCGCGGTGGCCCAGCGGTCGCGCGAAGCGTCGCGAGCGGTTCATTGGCGAGTTTCTGGTGCTCCCGCGCGGTCTGGGAGCTGGGGAGCCGTTCGAGCTGAGGCCTTTTCAGCGCGAGATCATCCGGGGAGCGTTCGCGCCGGGCATAAGGACTGCGCTGATCTCGATCCCGAGGGCCAACGGCAAGACGATGCTGGCGGCCGCGCTGGGTATCGCTGAGCTGTTCGTTGGTCCGCCCTCGGCCGAGGTGCTGGTGGTGGCCACCGATCAGCGGCAGGCGAACATCACGCTGAAGTACGCCAGGCGCATGGTTGAGCTGAATTCGGTGTTGGGGCAGCGGGTACAGATTTACGCCGACCGCCTGCACTTGCCGGAGAACGATGCAACGCTGCTGCCGTTGCCGGCCGAGGTCGGTGCCCTGCACGGCCACGATCCGAGCTTGCAGATCGTCGACGAACTGCACGTTGTAACCGAAGCCGTTTGGGAGGCGGTCACTTCGGTGGCCGGTAAGCGACCGGAGTCGCTGACATTGGCGATATCCACACCGGCATCGTCCCCGGACAGCGTCATGTGGAGGCTGGTGGAGCACGGTCGCGCCGGTAATGACCCGGCGTTCTACTTCCGGGAGTTCGCGGCACCGGACGGGTGCGCGGCCGACGACCGGGCGGCTTGGCGAGTCGGCAACCCCGCGTTGGCGTGCCGCAAGCCGTTCCTGTCTGAGGACGGCATCGAGGCTGCCCGTAAGACGATCCGGGAGCCGGTGTTTCGGCGGTTGCGTCTCGGCCAGTGGGTGACCGGGGTCGAGGCCTGGTTGCCGTGGGGCGCCTGGGATGCCTGCGCGGTCGAACGGCGTGTACAGCTACGCGAACGCGTAGTTTTAGCGTTCGACGGCTCGGCTTCTGGTGACAGCACGGCGCTGGTGGGCTGCACCCTCGACGGACATCTATGGGTCGAAGGGTTGTGGGAAAACCCTGGCGATTTGCGGTGGCGGGTGCCGCGGGAGGAGGTGACCCGCGCCGTCGATGTCGCGTTCGCCAAGTACGACGTGGTCGAGTTGGCGGCCGACCCGTGGGGCTGGCGTTCGGAGATCGAGGACTGGGCCAAGCGACACGGGGAGCGCCGCGTCCTTGAATGGAACACCGCCCACGCCGCCCGCATGGCACCGGCCACCGACCGGCTGTATCAGGCCGTGGTCGCCAGGGTGATCAGTCATGACGGTGATCCGCGGATGGCCGCCCACGTGGCGCACTGCGTCGCGAAAGCGACCCCGATGGGGGATCTCGTATCGAAAGACAAGCGCGGTAGCCCGCGAAAGATCGACGCCGCCGTAGCCGCGATCGTGGCTTACGACCGCGCGGCGTGGCACCAACAACGAAACCGGAAGCGAGTAAGGAGTTTTGCCTCGTGA
- a CDS encoding FAD-binding protein, translated as MGRSGRIADSADVVVVGFGAAGVCAALAAREQGAEVIALDRANGGGATAISGGIVYAGGGTAVQRRAGVDDTVERMLAYLRLEVGDAVSPATLESFVRSSPEMIDWLQRHGVPFDSTLCPYKTSYPNNRYYLYHSGSENAGAFRSHTPPVQRGHRVQGKGTSGKKLYGPLLHSALERGVDFRPHTTVTRLLQDSAGRVTGVEAATMGYAPPHIRRMYAAMAAVSSKPGIYYPPLRRAMEHRLRRLERRYARPIRVAARRGVIICAGGFIANPEWLHRYAPEFKNGLPLGTSGDDGSGIALAESVGAVSQRMDNVSAWRFITPPSAFLGAIIVDQRGQRIIDESRYGAAIGQAMVKNHHGTGWILADAAVMREARRQLFTQTLWFQRAQTAALMLTGSVRASSLAKAAAAAGIDPDGLRATVDAHNNAIDSGAPDPAGKPSEFTRRIAKSPYTLLNISIRPSLLNPTPMLTLGGVRVDEATGAVLTESGEPIPGLYGAGRCAVGVCSNSYVSGLSIADCVFSGRRAGTHAAKQSDDPSERNSGATGLVT; from the coding sequence ATGGGCCGCTCGGGCCGGATCGCCGACAGCGCAGACGTCGTTGTCGTCGGTTTCGGCGCGGCCGGCGTGTGCGCGGCGCTTGCCGCCCGCGAGCAGGGCGCGGAGGTCATCGCGCTGGATCGCGCCAACGGCGGCGGTGCGACCGCCATCTCGGGCGGCATCGTCTACGCCGGCGGGGGCACCGCGGTGCAACGACGGGCCGGGGTGGACGACACCGTCGAGCGGATGCTGGCCTACCTTCGGCTGGAAGTCGGCGACGCCGTCAGCCCGGCAACGCTGGAATCGTTCGTGCGCTCTAGCCCGGAAATGATCGACTGGCTGCAGCGCCACGGCGTTCCGTTCGACTCCACGCTGTGCCCCTACAAGACCTCCTACCCCAACAATCGGTACTACCTGTATCACTCGGGCAGCGAGAACGCCGGGGCTTTCCGAAGCCACACCCCGCCGGTCCAGCGCGGCCATCGCGTCCAGGGAAAGGGCACGTCGGGCAAGAAACTGTATGGCCCGCTGCTGCACTCGGCACTCGAACGCGGCGTCGATTTCCGCCCGCACACCACGGTCACCCGGCTGTTGCAGGATTCCGCCGGCCGAGTGACCGGGGTGGAAGCCGCGACGATGGGCTACGCGCCGCCACACATTCGCCGGATGTATGCGGCCATGGCGGCGGTGTCATCGAAGCCGGGCATCTATTACCCACCGCTGCGCCGCGCGATGGAACACCGCCTGAGACGGCTGGAACGGCGCTACGCCCGACCCATCCGGGTAGCCGCACGTCGCGGCGTGATCATCTGCGCGGGCGGCTTCATCGCCAACCCGGAGTGGCTGCACAGGTACGCACCCGAGTTCAAGAACGGCCTTCCGCTGGGCACCAGCGGCGACGACGGCAGCGGCATCGCGCTCGCCGAGAGCGTCGGCGCGGTCAGCCAGCGCATGGACAACGTGTCGGCGTGGCGGTTCATCACCCCGCCCAGCGCGTTCCTCGGTGCCATCATCGTCGACCAACGGGGACAGCGGATCATCGACGAAAGCCGATACGGTGCGGCGATCGGACAGGCAATGGTCAAAAATCACCACGGAACGGGGTGGATTCTCGCCGACGCCGCGGTGATGCGGGAAGCCCGTCGTCAATTGTTCACCCAGACGTTGTGGTTTCAACGCGCCCAAACCGCCGCGCTGATGCTCACCGGCTCGGTGCGCGCTTCCTCGCTGGCGAAGGCGGCGGCAGCGGCCGGCATCGACCCCGACGGCCTGCGCGCCACCGTGGACGCCCACAACAACGCAATCGACTCGGGCGCACCGGATCCCGCGGGAAAGCCCAGCGAATTCACCCGCCGGATCGCCAAGTCGCCCTACACGCTGTTGAACATCTCGATCAGACCCAGCCTGCTCAACCCCACGCCGATGCTCACCCTGGGCGGTGTCCGAGTGGACGAGGCCACCGGCGCGGTCCTCACCGAGTCCGGTGAGCCGATTCCCGGCCTCTACGGCGCGGGCCGCTGCGCGGTCGGCGTCTGCTCGAACTCATACGTCAGTGGCCTGTCCATCGCCGACTGCGTATTCTCCGGTCGCCGCGCCGGCACGCATGCCGCCAAGCAATCGGATGATCCGAGCGAACGCAATTCCGGTGCAACGGGTTTGGTGACATAG
- a CDS encoding class I SAM-dependent methyltransferase: MNTGQDPFELTRGLLPKGAVRRHGFLDVLGESASSPVPTVAQKAMNSTVVATVYERLWRPASFYLASGVTTRAEQHRAAAALRLGAAHRLLDVACGPGNFTAPLARHLPAGGLAVGFDISEPMLARAVLDNGGPRICYVRGDARALPFDDETFDAVCCFGALYLMPEPFRIAHQMVRVLAPGGRIAILTSYSGQAAPIRRALTAAAGVIGLTMFDRHSFVDLFSSAGLVNIEQQTQRALQFVTAAKPG; encoded by the coding sequence ATGAACACCGGCCAGGATCCGTTCGAGCTGACCCGCGGTCTGCTGCCCAAGGGCGCCGTGCGGCGGCACGGATTTCTCGACGTGCTGGGCGAATCGGCGAGCTCCCCGGTGCCGACGGTTGCGCAGAAAGCGATGAACAGCACGGTGGTCGCGACCGTGTACGAGCGGTTGTGGCGTCCGGCCTCCTTCTACCTCGCCAGCGGCGTCACCACCCGCGCCGAACAGCACCGGGCGGCGGCCGCCCTACGGCTGGGGGCCGCCCACAGGTTGCTCGACGTCGCTTGCGGGCCAGGCAATTTCACCGCGCCGTTGGCTCGGCATCTGCCGGCCGGCGGCCTGGCGGTGGGGTTCGACATTTCCGAGCCGATGCTCGCCCGGGCGGTCCTGGACAACGGCGGACCACGGATCTGTTATGTCCGCGGTGACGCCCGCGCGTTGCCGTTCGACGACGAAACATTTGATGCCGTTTGCTGTTTCGGCGCGCTGTACCTGATGCCCGAGCCGTTTCGGATCGCGCACCAGATGGTGCGGGTGCTGGCGCCGGGCGGCCGGATCGCGATCCTTACCAGCTATTCCGGGCAAGCCGCCCCGATTCGGCGCGCGCTGACCGCCGCCGCCGGTGTGATCGGGCTCACCATGTTCGACCGGCACAGCTTCGTCGACCTGTTCTCCTCAGCCGGCCTGGTCAACATCGAGCAGCAGACCCAGCGGGCGCTGCAGTTTGTCACCGCCGCCAAGCCGGGGTGA
- a CDS encoding bifunctional DNA primase/polymerase yields MTLTDDLLAEAAAMRAINAALGGATIVGGDIAAAAVEYAVNHWQVLPLRGKVPAIAGGRGVLDATDDVATVARWWGGEHAGANIGGRVPESMVVIDVDPRHGGNDSIARHERRHGRLPETLTTLSGRGDGGRHLFFRRPAGKLSGRRLGPGLDVKTSSGYTVLPPSIHAGTGQPYRRVVAPVAAPPAWLVALLLPERARPATRRRPRHLPPMRGASIADRYSAATSWHDVLVPRGWRCLDTDPDADGARWVHPTHTSACSATIRHGCLFVYSTNTPFDVTEPGNPKGYTRFRAYATLNHNGDLKAAARALKETVQ; encoded by the coding sequence GTGACGCTGACCGACGATCTCCTCGCTGAAGCCGCCGCAATGCGCGCGATCAACGCGGCGCTGGGCGGCGCAACAATCGTCGGCGGCGACATCGCCGCCGCCGCCGTCGAGTACGCGGTGAACCACTGGCAGGTGTTGCCCCTTCGAGGCAAGGTGCCAGCAATCGCCGGTGGCCGCGGGGTGCTCGACGCCACCGACGACGTCGCGACGGTGGCTCGCTGGTGGGGAGGCGAGCACGCCGGCGCCAACATCGGCGGCAGGGTGCCCGAGTCGATGGTCGTGATCGACGTCGATCCCCGCCACGGCGGGAACGACTCGATCGCCCGGCACGAGCGCCGCCACGGCCGCTTACCCGAGACACTGACGACGCTCTCGGGGCGCGGGGACGGCGGGCGGCATTTGTTCTTTCGACGCCCGGCCGGGAAGTTGTCCGGCCGCCGGCTGGGGCCGGGACTCGATGTCAAAACGTCGAGCGGCTATACGGTGTTGCCCCCATCGATCCACGCCGGCACCGGCCAGCCGTACAGGAGGGTGGTCGCGCCGGTGGCCGCGCCCCCGGCGTGGCTGGTCGCCCTCCTTTTGCCCGAGCGCGCCAGACCGGCGACGCGGCGCCGCCCGCGACACCTGCCCCCGATGCGCGGGGCGTCGATCGCTGACCGATACAGCGCCGCGACATCGTGGCACGACGTTCTCGTCCCACGCGGCTGGCGCTGCCTCGACACCGACCCCGACGCCGACGGTGCCCGCTGGGTGCACCCCACCCACACCTCGGCGTGCTCGGCGACGATTCGCCACGGCTGCCTCTTCGTTTATTCGACGAACACCCCGTTCGACGTGACCGAACCGGGAAATCCAAAGGGGTACACCCGGTTTCGCGCGTACGCCACCCTAAACCACAACGGCGATCTGAAGGCTGCCGCTCGCGCGCTGAAGGAGACTGTGCAATGA
- a CDS encoding helix-turn-helix domain-containing protein → MGKQGRVGDQFRERLRCERERRGWSQADVAKRLSDRGVPGIYPTTIAKIEAGDRGARIDEVTAVADLFAVSVDALLGRRIGLENDLAYTFRGVLDTARQSAEQLNSIRSTLEDRLRELATLDFEGFNDLAADADKALQAFDDASDALGRIAAFRLKPGAALRLRQDRIVDAMSVLLGRFIGDMRIHRVESEK, encoded by the coding sequence ATGGGGAAGCAGGGGCGGGTTGGCGACCAATTCCGGGAGCGCCTCAGGTGCGAGCGCGAGCGCCGCGGATGGTCCCAGGCCGATGTCGCGAAAAGGCTGTCCGACAGGGGGGTGCCTGGTATCTACCCCACGACGATTGCAAAGATCGAAGCCGGTGACCGCGGGGCGCGGATCGACGAGGTGACCGCAGTGGCCGACCTCTTTGCCGTCTCCGTTGACGCGCTGCTGGGCCGCAGGATCGGACTGGAAAACGATTTGGCCTACACCTTTCGGGGCGTGCTGGATACCGCGCGCCAGTCGGCCGAGCAGCTCAACTCGATCCGTTCGACACTCGAAGACCGGCTTCGGGAGCTGGCGACGCTGGATTTTGAAGGATTCAACGACCTCGCAGCCGACGCCGACAAGGCGTTACAGGCATTCGATGACGCAAGCGATGCGCTCGGGCGGATCGCGGCGTTTCGACTCAAGCCGGGCGCGGCGCTGAGGTTGCGGCAGGACCGCATCGTTGACGCGATGAGTGTGTTGCTCGGCCGCTTCATCGGCGACATGAGGATTCACAGGGTGGAGTCTGAGAAATGA
- a CDS encoding phage major capsid protein codes for MAIEVTSDNSTLIQSQVASLLVQPLEQASTFLAAGPVVLDSSSPVRVPRIVNGVTAGFVAEGDQISDGDVAFDEVTLLPSTLKSLKVLVKLSNELIRTSVVGLESVLQTRLVTDVANALDAALWDGTGSSNTIKGILRASGIATGALDLADPDSLIDGLATAQGNKVSPTHWVMTSASFAAIRKVKVGASDKRYVIDPNTIQNGTDFRLLGLPVIITDNIPNVTDLARVALVDFSKVVVARDVNAEVKILDQTWGDYDSIGIRVVSRWDTALLQPEAVTLLSETGS; via the coding sequence GTGGCTATAGAAGTCACCAGTGATAACTCAACCCTAATTCAGTCGCAGGTCGCAAGCCTGCTCGTCCAACCCCTCGAACAGGCCTCCACCTTCCTGGCAGCAGGCCCCGTCGTCCTGGACTCATCCAGCCCCGTACGGGTGCCGCGCATCGTCAACGGCGTGACAGCCGGATTCGTCGCCGAAGGCGACCAAATCTCCGACGGGGATGTCGCATTCGACGAAGTGACCCTGCTGCCCTCCACTCTTAAGAGCCTCAAGGTGTTGGTGAAGCTCTCCAACGAGCTGATCCGCACCTCAGTCGTGGGACTGGAATCGGTGCTGCAAACCAGGCTGGTCACCGATGTCGCCAACGCTCTGGACGCGGCCCTCTGGGACGGGACCGGCAGCTCCAACACCATCAAGGGCATCCTGAGGGCCAGCGGAATCGCCACCGGCGCACTGGACCTCGCCGACCCCGACTCCCTCATCGACGGGCTGGCCACCGCCCAGGGCAACAAGGTCTCTCCGACCCACTGGGTGATGACCTCGGCCAGCTTCGCTGCGATCCGCAAAGTCAAGGTCGGTGCCAGCGACAAGCGGTACGTGATCGACCCGAACACAATCCAGAACGGAACCGATTTCCGGCTGTTGGGCCTGCCGGTGATCATCACCGACAACATTCCCAACGTCACCGACCTCGCCCGCGTTGCCCTGGTCGACTTCTCCAAGGTCGTCGTGGCCCGCGACGTCAACGCCGAGGTCAAGATCCTCGACCAGACCTGGGGTGACTACGACTCCATCGGCATCAGGGTCGTGTCCCGGTGGGACACCGCACTGCTGCAGCCCGAGGCCGTCACCCTGCTCAGCGAGACCGGCAGCTAA
- a CDS encoding phage portal protein: MQRLNEPAARYADLDRYYTGTQPLAFLSPEAKTALGNRFGVMASNIPRLAVTALAERLRITGFAGDAELWADWIRNDLDQTSGVAHREALLLGDSYVIVWADRYGRPKVTVESAKQVAVQLDPGTRNVVAAIKRWEDRNTTEAVLYLPDRIVRLRANQTGATTVGYKTVEEITNPLGVVPVVNLRNTDRILGDWGSSEIDDLKPLVDALNKSLADMMVTSEYVGRPRRWATGIELTEEPVLDDDGNPVLDEDGQPVMTEVNPIPEGHRAMISENNEAKFGQLNAADLAGYEASVRVILGQIMAVSTLPAHYVGVFTDNPASADALRAAEASLTARAEARQQTFGRAWEQVARLMIAVRDGRDPNMIDGIRVHWADAATRSVAQEADATVKLVQAGILPVTYALGKLGYSDDEIAKINAARAVETSAGQVNSDAA; encoded by the coding sequence ATGCAGCGGCTCAACGAGCCGGCTGCCCGCTACGCCGACCTGGACCGCTACTACACCGGCACCCAGCCGTTGGCGTTCCTGTCCCCGGAAGCAAAGACCGCGCTGGGCAACCGCTTCGGCGTGATGGCGTCCAACATCCCGCGGCTGGCCGTGACCGCGCTCGCTGAGCGGTTGCGGATCACCGGATTCGCCGGCGACGCCGAGTTGTGGGCCGACTGGATTCGCAACGACCTCGACCAGACCAGCGGTGTCGCCCACCGCGAAGCCCTGTTGCTCGGCGACTCTTACGTGATCGTGTGGGCCGACCGCTACGGCCGCCCGAAGGTCACCGTTGAAAGCGCGAAACAGGTTGCTGTGCAGCTAGATCCGGGCACCCGCAACGTCGTCGCCGCGATCAAGCGCTGGGAAGACCGCAACACCACCGAAGCCGTCTTATATCTCCCCGATCGGATCGTGCGGTTGCGGGCCAACCAGACCGGGGCCACCACTGTCGGGTACAAAACCGTCGAGGAGATCACCAACCCGCTCGGCGTGGTCCCGGTCGTCAATCTGCGCAACACCGACCGCATCCTCGGAGATTGGGGTAGCTCGGAAATCGACGACCTTAAGCCCCTCGTCGATGCGCTGAACAAGTCGCTAGCGGACATGATGGTTACCAGCGAATACGTTGGCCGGCCGCGTCGTTGGGCCACTGGGATCGAATTGACCGAGGAACCGGTCCTCGACGACGACGGCAACCCGGTCCTCGACGAGGATGGCCAACCGGTGATGACTGAGGTGAACCCGATCCCCGAAGGGCACCGGGCAATGATCTCGGAGAACAACGAAGCCAAGTTCGGGCAACTCAACGCCGCCGACCTCGCTGGTTACGAGGCATCGGTGCGGGTGATCCTTGGCCAGATCATGGCGGTCTCCACACTGCCCGCGCATTACGTCGGAGTGTTCACCGACAACCCGGCTTCGGCCGATGCGCTGAGGGCCGCCGAGGCCAGCCTGACCGCTCGCGCCGAAGCCCGCCAGCAGACGTTCGGACGAGCCTGGGAGCAGGTCGCTCGACTGATGATCGCGGTGCGAGATGGACGTGATCCCAACATGATCGATGGCATCCGCGTGCACTGGGCTGATGCGGCAACCCGCTCGGTCGCGCAAGAGGCCGACGCTACCGTCAAGCTGGTGCAGGCCGGCATCCTGCCCGTCACCTACGCGTTGGGCAAGCTCGGCTACTCCGACGACGAAATCGCGAAGATCAACGCGGCCCGCGCCGTGGAAACCTCTGCCGGGCAGGTGAACTCTGATGCGGCTTAG
- a CDS encoding GNAT family N-acetyltransferase translates to MAELTGAAVEELTGMDIFDGCSAEHLRPLAARLKPLRVGAGEQLMRQGERAVSFLLVSSGRARVSHVGEDGTVLVEQALPGTIVGEIALLRRIPRTATVTALEPLTGWLGGDDALDVMAHMPGIMDRLLRTVRQRLAAFITPIPVRLRDGTELMLRPVLPGDSARTVHGHVHFSSETIYRRFMSARVPNPEMMHYLSEVDYVDHFVWVLVDGGDPVADARFVRDQTDPAVAEIAFTVADDYQGRGIGSFLIGALAVAARVDGVEKFSARMLSDNVPMRTIMDRHGAVWQREDVGVITTVIDVPGPGDLGFGRELADRIGRVARQVIEAVG, encoded by the coding sequence ATGGCCGAATTGACCGGCGCGGCGGTCGAAGAACTCACCGGAATGGACATCTTTGACGGATGTTCCGCCGAGCACCTAAGGCCACTGGCGGCCCGCCTCAAGCCGCTGCGGGTCGGCGCCGGCGAACAGCTCATGCGCCAAGGTGAACGGGCCGTTTCCTTCCTGCTCGTCTCCTCGGGTCGCGCCCGGGTCAGCCATGTCGGCGAGGACGGTACGGTGCTCGTCGAGCAGGCCTTGCCGGGCACGATCGTCGGGGAGATCGCCCTGCTGCGTCGCATCCCGCGAACGGCAACGGTCACCGCCCTCGAGCCGCTGACCGGCTGGCTCGGCGGTGACGACGCCCTGGACGTGATGGCGCACATGCCGGGGATCATGGATCGGCTGCTGCGCACGGTTCGGCAACGGCTGGCCGCCTTCATCACGCCGATCCCGGTGCGGCTGCGCGACGGAACCGAACTGATGCTGCGGCCGGTGCTGCCCGGCGACAGCGCGCGGACGGTGCACGGCCACGTGCACTTTTCCAGCGAGACGATCTATCGGCGGTTCATGTCGGCCCGCGTTCCCAACCCGGAGATGATGCACTACCTGTCCGAGGTCGACTACGTCGACCATTTCGTGTGGGTGCTGGTCGACGGCGGTGACCCCGTGGCCGACGCCCGGTTCGTCCGCGACCAGACCGACCCGGCGGTCGCCGAGATCGCGTTCACCGTCGCCGACGACTATCAGGGCCGGGGGATCGGCAGCTTTCTGATCGGTGCGCTGGCGGTCGCCGCCCGGGTGGACGGCGTCGAAAAGTTTTCCGCGCGAATGCTTTCCGACAACGTGCCGATGCGAACGATCATGGACCGCCACGGGGCGGTCTGGCAACGCGAGGACGTCGGGGTGATCACCACGGTGATCGATGTGCCCGGCCCGGGTGACCTGGGCTTCGGGCGTGAGCTGGCCGACCGAATCGGCCGCGTCGCCCGGCAGGTGATCGAAGCGGTCGGCTGA
- a CDS encoding tyrosine-type recombinase/integrase, with amino-acid sequence MKRNRRAGVEDLWTKTVRDDRGNAQAVPSARHGVGLRWRARYVDDEGRERSKAFARKADAQSWLDNEVTPKLATGTYVAPERGRLTVAAVYASWFKAQGHTSAKTAATRRSVWGSRVKPRWGDVPVVDVKTSAVRAWVAKMRADEVGAPTIENAFGLLRQVLGAAVEERCIPRNPCEGVRLPKRKHADRGYLTHAQVAALAGAVNRQAEVVRFLAYTGLRWGEMAALRVCDFDLLRRRVNVSRSVTEASGAGLVWSTPKTWERRSVPFPASLADELSAVMVGKGRDALVFTDLRGGVLRNSNYRARVFQPAVEKCQKADDTFPSITPHDLRHTAASLAISAGANVKAVQRMLGHAKASMTLDVYADLFDEDLDGVAANLDAAIRSAAYPLRTDDNETAL; translated from the coding sequence ATGAAGCGCAATCGTAGGGCCGGCGTCGAGGACCTGTGGACAAAAACGGTCCGCGACGATCGCGGTAACGCGCAAGCGGTGCCGAGCGCACGCCACGGGGTCGGATTGCGTTGGCGCGCAAGGTATGTTGACGATGAAGGTCGGGAACGGTCAAAGGCGTTCGCCCGCAAGGCCGACGCGCAATCCTGGCTGGACAATGAGGTCACACCGAAGCTGGCGACCGGCACCTACGTCGCACCGGAGCGCGGCCGGCTGACCGTGGCCGCGGTATATGCGTCCTGGTTCAAGGCGCAAGGCCACACCTCGGCCAAGACCGCCGCGACCCGTAGGAGCGTCTGGGGTAGCCGCGTCAAGCCGCGGTGGGGTGACGTCCCGGTCGTCGATGTGAAGACGTCGGCGGTGCGGGCGTGGGTGGCCAAGATGCGTGCCGATGAGGTCGGCGCTCCGACGATTGAGAACGCGTTCGGTCTGCTGCGTCAGGTGCTCGGCGCGGCCGTCGAGGAGCGCTGTATACCCCGCAATCCATGCGAGGGTGTGCGCCTGCCGAAGCGTAAGCACGCTGACCGTGGATACCTCACGCACGCACAGGTGGCGGCGCTCGCCGGGGCCGTCAACCGCCAGGCAGAGGTTGTCCGTTTTCTCGCCTATACCGGCTTGCGGTGGGGTGAGATGGCGGCGCTGCGGGTGTGTGACTTCGATTTGTTGCGGCGCAGGGTGAATGTGTCGCGGTCGGTCACCGAGGCATCCGGCGCAGGTCTGGTGTGGAGCACGCCGAAGACGTGGGAGCGCCGATCGGTGCCGTTCCCGGCCTCGCTTGCCGACGAGTTGTCGGCGGTGATGGTCGGTAAGGGCCGTGACGCGCTGGTGTTCACTGATCTGCGTGGCGGGGTGCTGCGGAACTCCAACTACCGGGCCAGGGTGTTCCAGCCCGCAGTCGAGAAGTGTCAGAAGGCAGACGACACCTTTCCGTCGATCACGCCTCACGATCTTCGCCACACCGCGGCGAGCCTGGCGATCAGCGCCGGCGCGAACGTCAAAGCGGTGCAACGCATGCTTGGTCATGCCAAGGCGTCGATGACGCTGGACGTGTATGCCGACCTCTTCGACGAGGACCTTGACGGCGTGGCCGCGAACCTGGACGCGGCGATTCGCTCTGCTGCGTACCCACTGCGTACTGACGACAATGAGACCGCACTGTAG